Proteins encoded together in one Candidatus Acidulodesulfobacterium acidiphilum window:
- a CDS encoding lipoate--protein ligase family protein: MSFNLIISGGHSGSFNMSADLFLLNKYKTADAFSADPTLRIYYFNPPALSLGFFQKDKNIDDKIIEKAKSKGFDVVSRPTGGRAVL; encoded by the coding sequence ATGAGTTTCAACCTTATAATTTCAGGCGGACATTCCGGCAGTTTTAATATGTCCGCCGACCTTTTTTTATTAAATAAATATAAAACTGCGGACGCTTTTTCCGCAGATCCAACCTTAAGGATTTATTATTTTAATCCTCCTGCGTTATCGTTAGGTTTTTTTCAAAAAGATAAGAATATAGACGATAAAATTATCGAAAAAGCTAAAAGCAAGGGTTTCGACGTTGTTTCGAGACCTACCGGAGGCAGGGCGGTTCT
- the gcvH gene encoding glycine cleavage system protein GcvH — protein sequence MDFPKGLKYNSEHIWVKVTGDNALIGVTDYAQDQLGDIIYVDLPEVGYELEQNESFGTIESAKSVSELYAPVSGHVISVNDSLKDEPELVNEEPYDAGWLLKVKLTNEDELNDLMYQAAYEEYLKNS from the coding sequence ATGGATTTTCCAAAAGGCTTAAAATATAATTCGGAACATATCTGGGTAAAAGTAACCGGCGATAACGCTCTTATAGGGGTGACGGACTATGCCCAGGATCAGCTCGGAGACATTATATACGTCGATCTGCCTGAGGTAGGTTACGAACTTGAACAAAACGAATCTTTCGGTACTATAGAATCGGCTAAATCGGTTTCAGAACTTTATGCGCCGGTAAGCGGTCACGTGATCAGCGTAAACGACTCCTTGAAAGACGAGCCTGAATTAGTAAATGAAGAACCTTACGATGCCGGATGGCTTCTTAAAGTTAAACTGACTAACGAAGACGAGCTTAACGATCTTATGTATCAGGCGGCATACGAAGAATATTTGAAAAATTCTTGA